The DNA region TATGGCGATAGGGCATCTCCTCGACGGCCAGAAGGTAAGCTCCTTTGTCGACGCCGGTATCTCTCCCGGAAGCAGGCAGGTCTTCATGGAAGCCACGGATAGACGTTCGATAGGGAAGATGATCTCGGCGGGGGTGCGCATACTTGAGGTAAGCTGCGGAGCCTGTATCGGAATGGGTTTTGCTCCCAATACCGACGGGGTCTCCCTCAGGACCATAAACCGCAATTTCCTTGGTCGCTGTGGTCACAAGAGCGGGAAGGTCTATCTCGTCAGTCCGGAGGTCGCAGCTGTCTCCGCCGTTACAGGAGTCCTCACAGATCCCCGTAAATTCGCCGACAAGGTCGGAATCGATCCCTTTCATTTCGAGCTTCCCGAAAATCTTGTCATAGACGACAGCCGTTTCATCGCACCTTCCATAGAGCCGGAAAAAATAGAGATACGCCGAGGTCCCAACATAAAACCCCTTCCCGATATGGCTCCGATGGGGGATGTCACAGAGGGAGAGGTCCTTCTCAAGACCGGAGACGACATAACCACCGATCACATAATGCCCGCCGGAGCCAAGATACTTCCCCTTCGTTCCAACATACCGGAGATATCAAAACATGTTTTCGAGGTCTTGGACGAGACCTTCCCTCAGAGGTCTCTGGACGCCGGTGGAGGATTCATCCTGGGAGGATCGAACTACGGACAGGGCTCCAGCAGGGAACACGCAGCCATAGCTCCCAGGTATCTGGGGATTCGGGCCGTCATAGTAAAAAGTTTCGCCAGAATCCATCTGGCGAATTTGGTCAATTTCGGCATCCTTCCTCTGACGTTCGTGAAGGAGGGCGACTACGACCGAATCGATCAGGGGGACAGGCTTTCCATCGATACTAAAAACCTGAAGGCCGGCGATACCTTCCTTCTCAAGGACGAGACTAAAGGCATCGAGATACCTTGCGTAACCCCCGTCGATCAGGACGATCTGGATATCATAAAGTCAGGCAGCAAGCTCAATTTTGTTAAGGATAGAAGCCCCGAAAGGGCTTAAACGACGAGAAATATATAAATTCATTGGGAGGTCATCTTATATGAGCAAGTTCTCCGATCTCGATCTGACGAAATACGAAGCTCCGACCCATGGCGACAGAATAGTCAAGAAGGACGGCAAGTTCGTCGTTCCCGATAATCCGGTGGTCCCTTTCGTGGAGGGAGATGGAATCGGACCGGATATAACCTCTGCTATGCGTAAAGTGGTCGACTCGGCGGTAGAAAAGGCTTATCAGGGGAAAAGAAAGATCGCCTGGTGGGAGATCTTCGCCGGACAGAAGGCGATGGATAAGTTTGGAGAAGCCATACCGGAGGATTCCTTCGCCGCTTTGCGTTATTTCGGCATAGGCATAAAAGGACCTCTGACGACTCCCGTCGGAGGCGGTTTCCGCAGTCTCAACGTGGCCTTTCGTCAGATTCTGGACCTTTATGCCTGCGTACGCCCTGTAAGATGGTTCGATGGCGTTCCGGCCCCGCTGAAATCGCCGCAGGACGTCGATATGGTTATATTCCGTGAGAACACGGAAGACCTCTACGCCGGAATAGAGTGGGAGGAAGGCACGAAGGAATGCAGGAAGGTGTACGATTTTCTCACCAAAGAGATGGGAAAGAAGATCAGAGAGGATTCCGGAATAGGTATCAAACCCATCTCAATCACCGGAACCAAGAGACTTGTGAGGATGGCCCTTCAATATGCGGTGGATCACGGTCGTCGCACCGTTACCCTTGTCCATAAGGGCAACATAATGAAGTTCACCGAGGGAGGCTTTCTCAAGTGGGGGTACGAGGTGGCGACCCAGGAATTCAGGGATGTCATCGTAACTGAGAAGGAGCTTTGGGACGAGCACGACGGGAAACTTCCCGAGGGCAAAGTGCTGGTGAACGACAGGATCGCCGATGCCATGTTCCAGCAGATTCTTCTGAGACCTTCCGAATACGACGTGCTGGCCACCGCTAACCTCAACGGAGACTACATATCCGATGCTCTTGCCGCCTCCGTGGGAGGGTTGGGCTTGGCTCCCGGGGCTAACATGAACGACGAGGTCGCCTTCTTCGAAGCTACCCACGGAACCGCTCCGAAATATGCCGGAATGGACAAGGTAAATCCCGGGTCCATAATACTTTCCGCCGTTCTGATGTTGGAGCATATGGGGTGGCAGGAGGCAGCCGATCTGATAGTCAAGGGAATAGAGGACACAATCAAAGAAGGTACGGTAACCTATGATCTGGCTCGTCAGAGAGAGGGAGCCAGAGAGGTAAGTTGTTCCCGTTTCGGGCAGGCTATCTGCGATAACATGTAAAATTCGTTTTTGATCGTGGAATCCCTTCCGTTCAGACGGAGGGGATTCCGTCCTTTTATCGTTATAAAGCCGGAGGTGTTTTGTATGTCGTGTAAACTTGGACAGGCCGGTTCTCTGGAATCGTCGGATTGTCTCGTTACTGTCAGTCCGGCCGATTCCTATGAATTGGAATGCGTTGGTCCCAACGTTTCCCTTTTCGGCGATCGGACCGCCAGGGTGGTGGAGGAAATTATCCATCGGTTCGGTAACTCGAAGGTCAGGATTATGATACAGGATCAGGGAGCCCTGGAGGTAACCCTCAGAGCTCGCCTTGAAACGGCCCTCGACAGGTTTTTCAGGTGAGGTGATCGAGATGGTTAAAGCACAACGTTCCTGTCTGTATATTCCTGGGAACAATCCCGGCATGATCCAGCACGCCCCTATCTTCGGGGCTGACAGCGTTCTTCTCGATCTGGAAGATGCCGTGGCCGTGTCAGAAAAGGACGCCGCCCGCAGGCTGGTCAGCGGTTTCATTTCGACCCTGGATTTCGGGGACGTGATGGTGACCGTGAGGGTGAACGGAGCTGATACGGAATTTTTTCAGGACGATCTGAGGGCTATCGTACCCTGTGGCCCCGACGCTGTAAGGATTCCCAAATGTTCGTCTCCCGACGACGTTCTCATGGCCGACGAAGCGATAGGTCTGATAGAGGATGGGACGGGGATGGACAGAGGAACTGTAAAGATTCATGCCATGTTGGAGACCGCGGTAGGAGTTCAAAATGCCTCCTCGATCGCAAATTGTTGCGAAAGGGTGACGGCTCTAACCCTCGGAGGTCAGGATCTGACCGCCGATATGGGAGTTCGGAAGACCAGAGAAGGATGGGAGCTTTTTGCAGCAAGAACCCAGGTGGCTCTTGCCGCACATGCGGCCGGCATCGACTGTTTCGACACCGTGTGGGCCGATGTCAACGATAACGACGGATTGTTGGAGGAGACCCGGAAGGTGGTTGGACTTGGTTTTACCGGAAAGGCCGCTATACATCCTGGACAGGTCAAATGGATACATAAGGCATTCGTGCCAGAAGAGAAGGAGATTCGAAAGGCCATCAAGGTGGTTAGAGCGGCGGAGGCCGCCGAAAGGGAAGGCAAGGGAGTCGTAGCGGTCGACGGAAAAATGGTCGACGCTCCGGTCGTGAAGAGGGCGAGACACATTCTTGATATGGCTAGACTCTCCGGTATGGAAGAGGAGGACCTGAGATGAACATGATCCGTAATTCTTTAGGCCGTGACGTTCCTCGTGAGGTTTCAGGTCTCGGGATTATGGCCCCTTTTCAGGGGGCGTGGGCCAGGGTGGACTCGGGTTACGAGGAGGAACGGAGAGGAGCGCCTCTTAAGGGTTTTCCCCCGGTAGGTAGCAAGGTCAAGGATGACATGAAAAAGGTTATAGAGGCCTCCGGCCTCGAAGACGGCATGACCGTATCCTTCCATCATCACCTACGTAACGGCGACGCCGTGTTGCCCGCCGTTATGGCGGCGATAGAGGAGATGGGGATCAAGGATCTTGCCATAGCTTCGAGTTCGCTCACTGCCGCACATGATTGCGTAGCCGATTACGTCCGCAAGGGTGTGGTAACCAGGATATTTACATCCGGCGCCAGGGGAGAGGTCGGAAAATGCATATCCGCAGGTGAGTTGGATATCCCGGTTGTGATACGTAGCCATGGAGGAAGGGCACGCGCAATAGAGGAGGGAAGCATCTCTATCGACGTAGCCTTTCTGGGGGCGCCTGCATGTGATAGATACGGCAATATGACCGGTGCTATTGGCCAATCCGGCTGCGGTTCCCTGGGATATGCCAAGATCGATGCGGCGTACGCTCGTCACGTGGTGGCGGTCACCGACAATCTGGTCGATGCGCCTCTGACGCACGTGTCCATACCGCAGTATCTGGTGGATCAGGTTCTCCTTGTGGAGAGTCTCGGCGATCCGAGCAAGATAGCCTCCGGTGCCGCTAGAATAACCAGAAGTCCTGTGGATCTGAAGGTGGCGGAAAACGCCTACGAGTTGGTGCTGGCGTCGGGGCTCCTTCGCCCCGGGGTCTCTTTTCAGGTAGGAGCCGGCGGAGCGAGTCTGGCGGTGGCTGCTTTTGTCAGAGACTATATGAGAGAGAAGAAGATAAAGGGCAGCTGGGGATGCGGTGGCATCACCGGCTATATGGTCTCCATGCTGGAAGAAGGTCTTTTCGATGGCCTGTTCGACGTCCAGAGCTTCGACGCCGCCGTAAGAGACTCGCTTTTCAAAAACCCGAGACACGTTGAGATAGACGCTTCGTGGTATGCCAATCCCTTCAACAAGGGATGCGTGGTGAACGATCTGGACGTGGTGGTACTGGCGGCTCTCGACGTGGATACGGATTTCAACGTGAACGTGATGACCGGAAACAACGGAGAGCTTAGGGGAGCATCGGGAGGGCATTGCGATACCGCCGCCGGTGCTAAACTTACCGTTGTCGTGGCTCCATCTTTCCGAGGGGGAATTCCCACCATAAAGGACGAAGTACAGACCGTGGTGACCCCCGGCGAGACGGTCGACGCAGTGGTGACAGAGAGGGGAATATGCATAAATCCTCGCAGAAAAGACCTGTTGGAGGCTGCCCGCAGGGCCCGGTTGAACGTGAAGGATATTCACGATCTCAAGACGGAGGTCGAGAAAATGACCGGAATTCCGTCGAAACCGGATTTCGACCGGTCAAAGGTCGTAGCCCTTGTGGAGTACAGGGACGGCACGATTATAGACAGCATTTATAAGTTGCGTAGTTAAAGTACGCAGTTAAAAATAGAAAAGGCAGGTCGGAAATTTTTCCGACCTGCCTTTTGATTACATGGCAGTCCCTAGGGGGTTCGAACCCCTGTTACCGGGCTGAGAACCCGGCGTCCTAGACCACTAGACGAAGGGACCGTGCTTGGACGAAGAGTATTCTATAACAGGTTTTGCCCTTTTGCAACGGCTATTTTTCTATCTCAAAGGTGAGGGTGGCTACCAGAATTACCTCGTCACAGATCGATTTGTCCTCGTTTTCTATGATGTGGGTGACCTCGCTGAACCAGTAGCCGTCTTTTAGGGTCACGATGTCGATTCTTCCCTTGAGATCGCAGCGTCCTACGAAGGCCTTGTGCTCCTTGTTGCTGGAAAATCCATCGAAGGTTGCCTCCAGCTTGGCCAGTTTGAGGGGCTTGCCGTCGAGAAGGACCTGAACGGGGAATGTCTCTCCGGCATGGATCTTCGCCGGGTTCTTAAGCGGAACGATCTCGAGCCTGTGGCCGAGGGGCTTGGTTATAAGGCTCTCGTCCTGAGATCCGTTCACGTTGAGGATAGTTTTGGCGTACATAATGGCTTCCTCGGCGTGAACCGCGTCGGGACGCTGTTTTCTGTTGGTCTGGGTCCAGGTTCCGTCGGGGCCTTTCGACCAATAGGTGGGTTTATATGTTCCGGCCACGACGTAGCTGCCTTTGTCCAGCTTTTTCTCCACCGTATAGGAGAAGTTTTCTCCGGATTGAACCATGTCCACGTTGCCTTCAGGAGTTACGAGATAGAGAGGGTTGAACAGATGAGTTCTTCCTTCCGGGATAGTCTCGGGGTTAGGGAAGTCGTGGCCGTAGCCGATATCCGCTTTGATCGTGCTTCCCTCGGGGTTATGGGCGTTTACCCAGAAATCGTGAGCCTGAGCGCCAGTCGCCGCCGTGGCGACGCAGATGGCAGCTGCCATAAAAACGGAGTAGATCTTTTTCTTCTCGAAGCAGAACATTTTATATCCTCCCTATTTTAAAGTGTCAATTTTTGACGACATAAGCTTTTTGGTAATCAAAGTTCACCTCCCTTGCAGCTTAGTCGTTCCATTCAGTTCGAATACACTAACTTAGGTAGCATAATTTGTAAAGGAGGTGCTTTAGCGATATCCCATCGAAAAAGCAGGGACTCCGATTTTAATCGGAGTCCCTGCTTTTTGTGATTTAAAAAATATTTAGTTTAAGGATCAGTTTTTCCAGAAGCTCCAGACCTATGGGCAGAGCCTTCTCGTCGAAGTCGAATCGATCGTTATGGTGTCCTGCGGCGGTGGTCGCTCCCAGTCCGATATACGTGGCCAGACCTCCCTTGCTTTGCACCCTCTGCATCATCCAGCAGGCGTCGTCGCTTCCGGCCATCCTGCGGAATCTCTCGGCTGAGGATACGCCGGGGACGCTTTCAGCCGCTTGGACCACCAGATCGGCCAGTTCCGGGTCGCTTTCCGCTACTATGGATTCTCCCCGTTTTGCTATGGAAATACCTACGTCGTACATGGTGGCCGCT from Dethiosulfovibrio faecalis includes:
- a CDS encoding aconitate hydratase, with the protein product MGMSIAQKIVKAHLVEGDMTPGERVGIRIDHTLTQDATGTMAYLEFEAMGVDKVRTELSISYVDHNMIQGDFRNPDDHRYLQDVAAKHGIIFSPPGNGICHQLNVERFARPGKTLLGSDSHTPTSSGVGMLAIGAGGLDVAMAMAGEPFYTPMPRILGVRLMGKLQPFVSAKDVVLEVLRHTGVKGGVGKVIEYFGPGVESLSVPDRATITNMGAETGATSSLFPSDDATRRWLRAQGREAEWIELKPDEDVVYDEVIDINLSELEPMIAQPFQPGNVVKVSEIEGMKIDQVMFGSCTNSSLRDLMAIGHLLDGQKVSSFVDAGISPGSRQVFMEATDRRSIGKMISAGVRILEVSCGACIGMGFAPNTDGVSLRTINRNFLGRCGHKSGKVYLVSPEVAAVSAVTGVLTDPRKFADKVGIDPFHFELPENLVIDDSRFIAPSIEPEKIEIRRGPNIKPLPDMAPMGDVTEGEVLLKTGDDITTDHIMPAGAKILPLRSNIPEISKHVFEVLDETFPQRSLDAGGGFILGGSNYGQGSSREHAAIAPRYLGIRAVIVKSFARIHLANLVNFGILPLTFVKEGDYDRIDQGDRLSIDTKNLKAGDTFLLKDETKGIEIPCVTPVDQDDLDIIKSGSKLNFVKDRSPERA
- the icd gene encoding isocitrate dehydrogenase (NADP(+)), producing the protein MSKFSDLDLTKYEAPTHGDRIVKKDGKFVVPDNPVVPFVEGDGIGPDITSAMRKVVDSAVEKAYQGKRKIAWWEIFAGQKAMDKFGEAIPEDSFAALRYFGIGIKGPLTTPVGGGFRSLNVAFRQILDLYACVRPVRWFDGVPAPLKSPQDVDMVIFRENTEDLYAGIEWEEGTKECRKVYDFLTKEMGKKIREDSGIGIKPISITGTKRLVRMALQYAVDHGRRTVTLVHKGNIMKFTEGGFLKWGYEVATQEFRDVIVTEKELWDEHDGKLPEGKVLVNDRIADAMFQQILLRPSEYDVLATANLNGDYISDALAASVGGLGLAPGANMNDEVAFFEATHGTAPKYAGMDKVNPGSIILSAVLMLEHMGWQEAADLIVKGIEDTIKEGTVTYDLARQREGAREVSCSRFGQAICDNM
- a CDS encoding citrate lyase ACP, whose translation is MSCKLGQAGSLESSDCLVTVSPADSYELECVGPNVSLFGDRTARVVEEIIHRFGNSKVRIMIQDQGALEVTLRARLETALDRFFR
- a CDS encoding HpcH/HpaI aldolase/citrate lyase family protein, encoding MVKAQRSCLYIPGNNPGMIQHAPIFGADSVLLDLEDAVAVSEKDAARRLVSGFISTLDFGDVMVTVRVNGADTEFFQDDLRAIVPCGPDAVRIPKCSSPDDVLMADEAIGLIEDGTGMDRGTVKIHAMLETAVGVQNASSIANCCERVTALTLGGQDLTADMGVRKTREGWELFAARTQVALAAHAAGIDCFDTVWADVNDNDGLLEETRKVVGLGFTGKAAIHPGQVKWIHKAFVPEEKEIRKAIKVVRAAEAAEREGKGVVAVDGKMVDAPVVKRARHILDMARLSGMEEEDLR
- the citF gene encoding citrate lyase subunit alpha, with translation MNMIRNSLGRDVPREVSGLGIMAPFQGAWARVDSGYEEERRGAPLKGFPPVGSKVKDDMKKVIEASGLEDGMTVSFHHHLRNGDAVLPAVMAAIEEMGIKDLAIASSSLTAAHDCVADYVRKGVVTRIFTSGARGEVGKCISAGELDIPVVIRSHGGRARAIEEGSISIDVAFLGAPACDRYGNMTGAIGQSGCGSLGYAKIDAAYARHVVAVTDNLVDAPLTHVSIPQYLVDQVLLVESLGDPSKIASGAARITRSPVDLKVAENAYELVLASGLLRPGVSFQVGAGGASLAVAAFVRDYMREKKIKGSWGCGGITGYMVSMLEEGLFDGLFDVQSFDAAVRDSLFKNPRHVEIDASWYANPFNKGCVVNDLDVVVLAALDVDTDFNVNVMTGNNGELRGASGGHCDTAAGAKLTVVVAPSFRGGIPTIKDEVQTVVTPGETVDAVVTERGICINPRRKDLLEAARRARLNVKDIHDLKTEVEKMTGIPSKPDFDRSKVVALVEYRDGTIIDSIYKLRS
- a CDS encoding DUF4198 domain-containing protein codes for the protein MFCFEKKKIYSVFMAAAICVATAATGAQAHDFWVNAHNPEGSTIKADIGYGHDFPNPETIPEGRTHLFNPLYLVTPEGNVDMVQSGENFSYTVEKKLDKGSYVVAGTYKPTYWSKGPDGTWTQTNRKQRPDAVHAEEAIMYAKTILNVNGSQDESLITKPLGHRLEIVPLKNPAKIHAGETFPVQVLLDGKPLKLAKLEATFDGFSSNKEHKAFVGRCDLKGRIDIVTLKDGYWFSEVTHIIENEDKSICDEVILVATLTFEIEK